The following proteins are encoded in a genomic region of Magallana gigas chromosome 1, xbMagGiga1.1, whole genome shotgun sequence:
- the LOC105324459 gene encoding uncharacterized protein isoform X2 yields the protein MSEGYTNAEDSRTWLRKHLILSPEKIMEAAFASTGQRENSLWAAVRKLRFTASNFGQIIGAIRRKRLTESLKKRILSAYNLERRAPIQWGITHEKVGVEEYCKAGAVTVLQTGIWLHESGVLGASPDGFVQGDFHKTDIVHLQQNDQPATLPTIIEVKCPFTAKDKTIMEACSSVKDFFLDNT from the exons ATGAGTGAGGGGTACACTAATGCTGAAGACAGTAGAACATGGCTTCGAAAACATCTTATTCTCTCTCCAGAGAAGATAATGGAGGCAGCATTCGCATCAACTGGTCAGAGAGAAAACTCTTTGTGGGCAGCTGTAAGGAAGCTTCGATTTACTGCGTCTAACTTTGGACAAATTATTGGAGCGATTAGACGAAAGAG ATTGACAGAGTCCCTTAAGAAACGAATCTTAAGTGCCTATAATTTGGAAAGAAGAGCTCCTATTCAGTGGGGTATCACGCATGAGAAAGTGGGTGTTGAGGAGTATTGTAAAGCTGGTGCAGTCACCGTTTTGCAGACAG GAATTTGGCTTCACGAATCAGGTGTTTTGGGTGCATCACCTGATGGCTTTGTCCAAGgagattttcataaaactgacATTGTCCACCTTCAGCAGAACGACCAACCAGCAACTCTACCGACTATCATAGAGGTCAAGTGCCCATTTACAGCTAAGGACAAGACCATAATGGAGGCGTGCTCCTCCGTCAAAGATTTTTTCTTGG ACAACACATGA
- the LOC136275410 gene encoding neurocan core protein-like has translation MLLFKISRWLCLLVSLSLPCNGSLQPGFSKLQSGHRLDRKMIQSFGQLSFLDCVIECLVTPRCKSVNYFKGANFCEINYENKNRTGAKYEVSAGWVYSEKEHWPQDLAGSCANSNCHINQTCRNKRYSKDTFYECVLSDCGIPNRTRINLNTTKREDAIGIYRRIHASCSDGYFQFGSGRLICQSNGEWKYDILCEEGWIQNEDHVYRLFTDKKTWNDAKEYCKSKAAYLIEMESMEEYTWIQTNILFQHFPEIDTCIDTDDCASVWTGRVDEANERNVIWTGNNEKVQSENLAQNNPNDYEENEHCIRLLVNGKLSDYNCDAKLTFICEKTVNK, from the exons ATGCTGCTATTTAAAATCTCGAGATGGCTGTGCCTTCTAGTCAGTTTATCTTTACCATGTAATGGCAGCCTACAGCCGGGCTTCTCTAAACTACAGAGTGGCCATAGACTGGACAGAAAAATGATCCAATCCTTCGGTCAACTCAGTTTCTTGGACTGTGTTATTGAATGTCTTGTAACACCACGGTGTAAGTCTGTCAACTATTTCAAAGGGGCTAATTTCTGTGAAATCAATTacgaaaataaaaacagaacgGGCGCTAAGTACGAGGTGAGCGCTGGATGGGTTTACAGTGAAAAGGAGCATTGGCCTCAG GATCTGGCTGGATCTTGTGCAAACTCAAACTGTCATATCAACCAGACATGTAGAAACAAGAGATATTCCAAGGACACATTCTATGAATGTGTTTTGTCAG ATTGTGGAATACCCAATCGAACAAGAATAAATCTGAATACAACAAAACGTGAGGACGCTATTGGTATATACAGAAGGATACACGCATCGTGTTCTGACGGATACTTCCAGTTTGGTTCAGGACGATTGATATGTCAGTCAAACGGGGAGTGGAAATACGACATTCTTTGTGAAGAAG gtTGGATTCAGAACGAGGATCATGTTTATCGCCTCTTCACAGATAAAAAGACATGGAACGAtgcaaag GAGTACTGCAAATCAAAGGCTGCATACCTGATAGAGATGGAAAGTATGGAGGAATATACTTGGATCCAAACCAATATTCTGTTTCAACATTTTCCGGAAATTG aCACATGTATTGATACTGATGATTGTGCATCAGTCTGGACAGGTAGAGTGGATGAAGCAAATGAAAGAAACGTTATATGGACCGGAAATAACGAAAAAGTCCAATCTGAAAACTTGGCCCAAAATAATCCGAATGATTATGAAGAGAATGAACATTGTATTCGACTTCTTGTTAATGGAAAGTTGAGTGATTACAATTGTGATGCAAAATTGACCTTCATATGTGAGAAAACTGTTAACAAATAA
- the LOC136275406 gene encoding uncharacterized protein, translating into MLLYTSFPADVFQVVVSMLYRMAPFNYYSGWAVTCFSIEDQLLITLMKLRLNYRDLDLSVRFATSRATVSNIINTYVSVLHEIFFDSILKEKGIPSQIKCKGSMPKSFEEFASARIAMDATEIIQDVPSDMNSQSLSYSSYKSRHTVKAVTCVSPNGALVFSSDLYPGSTSDAAIVDHCGVLQQLKAGDLILADKGFNIYDKLPSGVSLNIPPFLSQKAHFTKEEAALCYKIGKARIHVERANERIKNYEILNHIPAQYRHMSTKIFQLCCCLENIQAPLLKEISDKYEI; encoded by the coding sequence ATGTTGCTCTACACCTCATTCCCAGCTGATGTGTTTCAAGTTGTTGTCAGTATGCTCTACAGAATGGCACCGTTTAACTATTACTCTGGTTGGGCTGTGACCTGTTTTTCCATTGAGGACCAATTGTTAATAACATTAATGAAGCTGCGGCTTAATTATCGTGACTTGGACTTGTCGGTACGATTTGCAACAAGCAGGGCAACTGTGTCAAATATCATTAACACTTATGTTTCAGTCTTGCATGAAATCTTCTTTGACAGCATTCTTAAGGAAAAAGGTATTCCAAGTCAGATTAAGTGCAAAGGATCAATGCCCAAGTCCTTTGAAGAGTTCGCGTCAGCTCGAATAGCTATGGATGCTACCGAGATTATTCAAGATGTGCCATCTGACATGAACTCACAGTCCTTGTCTTACAGTAGTTATAAGAGCAGACATACTGTCAAGGCAGTTACATGTGTTTCACCCAATGGTGCACTTGTGTTCTCATCTGACTTGTACCCTGGTTCAACTTCAGATGCAGCCATCGTTGATCACTGTGGAGTGTTGCAGCAGCTAAAAGCCGGAGATCTCATATTAGCCGATAAAGGTTTCAACATCTACGACAAACTTCCTTCTGGTGTCTCCTTGAATATTCCACCATTTCTTTCACAAAAAGCACACTTCACCAAGGAGGAGGCAGCATTATGCTACAAGATAGGAAAAGCCAGGATTCATGTCGAGAGAGCAAATGAGCGCATCAAAAACTATGAGATTCTTAATCACATTCCAGCTCAGTATCGACACATGTCTACTAAAATATTTCAGTTATGCTGTTGTCTCGAAAACATTCAGGCACCACTTCTCAAGGAAATTTCAGATAAATacgaaatttaa
- the LOC105324459 gene encoding uncharacterized protein isoform X1 yields the protein MSEGYTNAEDSRTWLRKHLILSPEKIMEAAFASTGQRENSLWAAVRKLRFTASNFGQIIGAIRRKRLTESLKKRILSAYNLERRAPIQWGITHEKVGVEEYCKAGAVTVLQTGIWLHESGVLGASPDGFVQGDFHKTDIVHLQQNDQPATLPTIIEVKCPFTAKDKTIMEACSSVKDFFLVDNNGSLSLKTTHDYWHQIQGQLYLTGTKCCDLVIWTTKDMQIVRIVKDKMWAPNISAMIDFYFMVFLESLK from the exons ATGAGTGAGGGGTACACTAATGCTGAAGACAGTAGAACATGGCTTCGAAAACATCTTATTCTCTCTCCAGAGAAGATAATGGAGGCAGCATTCGCATCAACTGGTCAGAGAGAAAACTCTTTGTGGGCAGCTGTAAGGAAGCTTCGATTTACTGCGTCTAACTTTGGACAAATTATTGGAGCGATTAGACGAAAGAG ATTGACAGAGTCCCTTAAGAAACGAATCTTAAGTGCCTATAATTTGGAAAGAAGAGCTCCTATTCAGTGGGGTATCACGCATGAGAAAGTGGGTGTTGAGGAGTATTGTAAAGCTGGTGCAGTCACCGTTTTGCAGACAG GAATTTGGCTTCACGAATCAGGTGTTTTGGGTGCATCACCTGATGGCTTTGTCCAAGgagattttcataaaactgacATTGTCCACCTTCAGCAGAACGACCAACCAGCAACTCTACCGACTATCATAGAGGTCAAGTGCCCATTTACAGCTAAGGACAAGACCATAATGGAGGCGTGCTCCTCCGTCAAAGATTTTTTCTTGG TTGATAACAATGGAAGTTTGTCGTTAAAGACAACACATGATTACTGGCATCAAATCCAGGGCCAGCTTTACCTGACTGGTACAAAGTGTTGCGATTTAGTGATATGGACAACCAAAGACATGCAGATTGTAAGAATTGTAAAAGACAAGATGTGGGCCCCAAACATTTCTGCCATGATAGACTTTTATTTCATGGTGTTTTTGGAATCACTGAAGTAA
- the LOC105322245 gene encoding aggrecan core protein produces the protein MLLFQNSNWLFLLVFSYVLCEDSLQPGFSKIQYGHRLDRKVIQSFAEVSFLDCVIECLVTPRCKSVNYFKGANFCEINYENKMTAETMLVDSAGWVYSEKEHWPKDLAGSCANSNCHINQTCKNKRYSKDTFYECVLSDCGIPNGIGINLNTTKREDAIGIYRRIHASCSDGYFQFGSGRLLCQSNGEWKYDIACEEGWVQNENHIYRLFTEKKNWESAKDHCESIDAYLVEIESSEENTWIFQNIVQQHFLPKKNFCSHNKWDCTVWIGGSDKSKETQFIWSKSKNKITFTKWFLNNPDNHNANEDCIEMLATTGEWNDRPCDYNTHFICEKNLN, from the exons ATGCTGCTGTTCCAAAACTCTAACTGGCTGTTCCTTCTGGTCTTTTCATATGTGCTATGTGAAGACAGTCTACAGCCGGGATTTTCTAAAATTCAGTACGGGCATAGACTAGACAGGAAAGTAATCCAATCCTTCGCCGAAGTCAGTTTCTTGGACTGTGTTATAGAATGCCTGGTAACACCACGGTGTAAATCTGTCAACTATTTCAAGGGGGCTAACTTCTGTGAAATCAATTACGAAAATAAGATGACAGCGGAAACTATGCTTGTGGACAGCGCTGGATGGGTATACAGTGAAAAGGAGCACTGGCCTAAA GATCTGGCTGGATCTTGTGCAAACTCAAACTGTCATATCAACCAGACATGTAAAAACAAGAGATATTCCAAGGACACATTCTATGAATGTGTTTTGTCAG ATTGTGGAATACCCAATGGAATAGGAATAAATCTGAATACGACAAAACGTGAGGACGCCATTGGTATATACAGAAGGATACACGCCTCGTGTTCTGACGGATACTTCCAGTTTGGTTCAGGGCGACTGCTATGTCAGTCAAACGGGGAGTGGAAATACGACATTGCATGTGAGGAAG GTTGGGTTCAGAACGAGAATCATATCTATCGCTTATTCACAGAAAAGAAGAATTGGGAGAGTGCAAAG GACCACTGTGAATCAATAGATGCATATCTGGTAGAGATCGAATCGTCGGAAGAAAACACTTGGATCTTTCAAAATATCGTTCAACAACACTTTCTCCCGAAAAAGA ATTTTTGTTCACACAATAAATGGGACTGTACAGTGTGGATTGGTGGAAGTGACAAGAGCAAGGAGACACAATTTATCTGGAGCaagagtaaaaataaaatcacgtTCACAAAATGGTTCTTGAATAACCCAGATAACCATAATGCCAATGAAGACTGTATTGAGATGTTAGCTACTACTGGGGAGTGGAATGACAGGCCATGTGATTACAACACCCATTTCATTTGTGAAAAAAACTTAAActga